Proteins co-encoded in one Bombus pyrosoma isolate SC7728 linkage group LG4, ASM1482585v1, whole genome shotgun sequence genomic window:
- the LOC122566890 gene encoding Down syndrome cell adhesion molecule isoform X1 — MPRAGKTRAPPSFLGESRCNAELCPPVRMEPRNLRLSLFRSTRTVCGIRFADRMDRIRLPSTAAIIVVTLLLLHPAAAQGRVEETQMDTHEGSTVQLQCRFSPPRENVTCFWLTHTNDNHDNAAIDNLALSPQYKVFMNLEEGRYDLQIRNVSYERDNGKYECRVKASGTGHDLHRKFITLTVLRAPGPPTISPTSASATEGQKLELQCNTNGGSPEPEVRWYRGNETAVLHSGRTLSVEPKKEDDRATFRCVIRNRAMRDGETLNATVTLDVNYFPRVTVGPENPLKVEVNGTANLECRVDSKPTVGMVRWWRDGSFVATSFQHTIRRVTVQDAGKYTCQADNGLGKRGESSLLLDVLYPPTVSIEGDPLRIAEVEDTVTVHCNVTANPPPTVIEWLRDSRPDFRQLGSILRLSRVTADHAGNYTCRAVNTIYPSGGERRNYSATARLTVRVRHKPGPARVTPDSPVAVEGSRVILTCMASPAGYPEPRYKWWKEGESGTISMPSENTGPRYEIDSVHLGSEGTYKCHATNEIGNGEAASVNLTVHQPPKILTKLQPHVTRKVGESSFQVSCVAQGKPRPSVRWLKDDQELTADERLYKVTTTASEGHGNVITVNSTLSFLGHARPQTDEIVASDRGKYTCVFVNEVKKVESTMMLKVEHEPIALHQHGKVAYNLRETAEVACKVQAWPKPEFQWSFGTNAASLQGSSSDGHYEISTSSDNYDVYTSVLRITNIRELDYGDYSCRAANAQGSITSTIRLQPKGAPERPINITAMDVGPTHVALLWELGFDGGLPITKYFVSYRRVPGGDEIVAPDCAVPRPPAGQWLELDCRRSNPCNVTSLEQHQTYTFKVKVYNTKNHSDYSDEVTATTAVAKIPAPLRVSYDPESGMLAISVGATCLSLVSSIEKFDGPSSSTDESQWRILDEWPLEVLGSAPTQREGVLDDLESLDTEPRLRVRLCLKADRQKCGEYAEAEIGPSYIAQGGALATPTLIALVVSGAVFLLFAALLLLFCRCRRKHVTKAKDYEMDSNAVRPSLVAGNGQQSQAPPPYYAENKALEHSLDHALAMEDSKTPAYSQPGYGYHQPNHNINGVNMGYMDNSYSNSNNGGSVNSQDSIWQMKSAAANGVGQPYDLAGYATTESDYPTHPHYLPQREDYRESHNLSRQQFCSEPFATVVKSQKHVDSPYDVSGLPYQENYDEDAKPPQQVSLSYDESLESGYSTPNSRGRRIIREIIV, encoded by the exons ATGCCGCGTGCTGGCAAAACTCGCGCACCGCCGTCGTTTCTAGGTGAAAGTCGCTGCAACGCGGAACTCTGTCCTCCAGTGCGAATGGAGCCGCGCAATTTACGTCTCTCGTTGTTCCGTTCCACTCGAACCGTTTGTGGAATTCGTTTTGCCGATAGAATGGATAGGATTCGACTGCCGAGCACCGCGGCAATTATCGTCGTTACCTTGCTGCTCCTGCATCCCG CAGCGGCACAGGGTCGCGTCGAGGAAACGCAGATGGACACGCACGAGGGGTCCACCGTACAGCTGCAGTGTCGCTTCTCCCCGCCGAGGGAAAACGTAACTTGTTTCTGGTTGACGCACACCAATGACAATCACGATAACGCAGCGATAGACAATCTCGCGTTATCGCCTCAGTACAAGGTGTTCATGAACCTAGAGGAAGGTCGATACGATCTTCAGATACGAAACGTATCGTACGAAAGGGACAACGGCAAGTACGAGTGCCGTGTGAAGGCGAGCGGCACCGGGCACGACCTGCACCGCAAGTTCATCACTCTGACTGTACTTAGAGCGCCTGGGCCACCGACGATCTCGCCGACCTCGGCGTCCGCCACCGAGGGCCAAAAGCTCGAGTTGCAGTGCAACACGAACGGCGGCAGTCCCGAGCCGGAAGTCAGATGGTACCGCGGCAACGAGACCGCCGTTCTTCACTCCGGCAGAACGTTGTCGGTCGAGCCGAAAAAAGAGGACGACAGAGCGACTTTTCGTTGCGTGATCAGGAACCGGGCTATGCGCGACGGTGAAACGTTGAATGCCACGGTAACCCTCGATGTCAACTACTTTCCGCGGGTTACCGTGGGTCCGGAAAATCCTCTGAAAGTCGAAGTAAATGGAACCGCGAACCTCGAGTGTCGTGTCGACTCGAAACCAACCGTTGGTATGGTACGATGGTGGCGGGACGGAAGTTTCGTGGCTACCAGTTTTCAGCACACCATACGAAGAGTCACCGTCCAAGATGCCGGCAAATACACCTGCCAGGCGGACAACGGACTTGGGAAGAGGGGCGAGAGTTCCCTCTTGTTGGACGTTCTTTATCCACCGACCGTCTCGATAGAGGGCGATCCTCTGAGGATCGCCGAGGTCGAGGACACGGTGACCGTGCACTGTAACGTGACTGCAAATCCTCCGCCGACGGTGATCGAGTGGTTGCGTGACAGCCGACCGGATTTTCGACAACTCGGCTCAATTCTTCGGCTGAGCCGCGTCACGGCCGATCACGCCGGAAATTATACCTGTCGAGCGGTGAACACGATTTATCCCTCTGGCGGCGAGAGGCGAAACTACTCAGCCACCGCTCGGTTAACCGTTCGAGTCAGACACAAGCCGGGTCCAGCCAGGGTCACTCCGGACTCTCCGGTTGCCGTCGAGGGGTCCAGAGTTATTCTCACTTGTATGGCCAGTCCAGCCGGCTATCCAGAACCCAGGTACAAATGGTGGAAGGAGGGTGAGTCTGGAACGATATCGATGCCCTCGGAGAACACCGGCCCGAGATACGAGATCGACTCGGTTCACTTGGGCAGCGAGGGAACGTACAAGTGCCATGCCACCAACGAAATCGGCAACGGAGAGGCCGCGTCCGTTAACTTGACCGTGCACCAACCGCCCAAGATACTGACCAAGTTGCAACCACACGTTACCAGGAA GGTCGGCGAGTCATCGTTTCAAGTGTCCTGCGTGGCGCAGGGCAAACCCCGGCCAAGTGTTCGATGGTTGAAGGACGATCAAGAGCTCACCGCAGATGAGAGGCTCTACAAGGTGACTACAACAGCCTCGGAGGGTCACGGGAACGTGATCACCGTGAATTCAACGCTGAGCTTCCTGGGCCATGCCCGACCGCAAACGGACGAGATCGTGGCCAGCGATCGAGGCAAATACACCTGCGTGTTCGTGAACGAGGTCAAGAAGGTCGAGTCGACGATGATGTTGAAGGTGGAACACGAGCCTATCGCTTTGCATCAACACGGCAAAGTCGCGTATAATTTGAGGGAGACGGCCGAGGTGGCGTGCAAAGTCCAAGCTTGGCCGAAACCCGAGTTCCAATGGAGTTTTGGCACCAACGCGGCCAGCTTGCAGGGGTCATCGAGCGACGGTCACTACGAGATTTCCACGAGCAGCGACAACTACGACGTGTACACATCCGTGCTCAGGATAACCAACATCCGAGAGTTGGATTACGGAGATTACAGTTGCAGAGCGGCAAACGCCCAAGGTAGCATCACTTCGACCATTCGACTGCAACCGAAAGGCGCACCTGAGAGACCCATCAACATCACGGCGATGGACGTCGGCCCTACTCACGTAGCTTTGCTCTGGGAGCTCGGTTTCGACGGCGGATTGCCCATCACTAAATACTTCGTCTCTTACAGAAGAGTACCCGGTGGTGACGAAATCGTAGCGCCGGATTGCGCCGTTCCTAGACCACCGGCTGGTCAGTGGCTCGAATTGGACTGTCGTCGATCTAATCCGTGTAACGTGACCAGCCTAGAGCAACATCAGACGTACACGTTCAAGGTTAAAGTGTACAACACGAAGAACCATTCGGACTATTCCGACGAGGTAACAGCAACGACCGCAGTTGCCAAAATTCCTGCGCCGTTGAGAGTTAGCTACGATCCGGAGAGCGGGATGCTCGCCATCAGTGTCGGCGCCACTTGCCTATCGCTGGTGTCGTCGATTGAGAAGTTCGATGGGCCGTCTTCCTCCACGGATGAGTCGCAGTGGAGGATTCTCGACGAGTGGCCTCTCGAGGTACTTGGAAGCGCTCCTACTCAAAGGGAGGGTGTCCTGGATGACTTAGAATCTCTCGATACCGAACCTAGACTCAGAGTTAGATTGTGTCTGAAGGCGGATCGGCAAAAATGTGGCGAATACGCGGAGGCTGAAA TTGGTCCTTCGTATATCGCACAAGGTGGAGCTCTTGCAACACCGACATTGATCGCCCTTGTAGTCAGCGGTGCCGTGTTTCTGCTGTTCGCTGCGCTGTTATTGCTCTTTTGTCGGTGTCGACGAAAACACGTCACCAAGGCGAAGGACTACGAAATGGACTCGAACGC GGTTCGACCGAGCCTCGTCGCCGGAAACGGACAGCAGAGCCAGGCGCCGCCGCCCTACTACGCAGAGAACAAAGCCCTCGAACACAGTTTGGATCACGCGCTAGCCATGGAGGATTCCAAGACCCCGGCGTACTCGCAACCTGGCTACGGTTACCATCAACCGAACCACAACATCAATG GCGTCAACATGGGCTACATGGACAACAGCTACTCGAACTCGAATAACGGGGGCTCGGTGAATTCGCAAGACTCCATCTGGCAGATGAAGTCGGCGGCCGCGAACGGCGTTGGCCAGCCGTACGACCTGGCGGGCTACGCAACCACCGAGTCGGATTACCCGACCCACCCTCATTACCTCCCACAGAGGGAGGATTACCGGGAGAGCCATAATCTAAGTCGACAGCAGTTTTGCTCGGAACCATTCGCCACCGTCGTAAAGTCTCAAAAACACGTCG ATTCACCGTACGACGTGTCCGGTCTACCTTATCAGGAGAACTACGACGAGGACGCGAAGCCACCTCAGCAGGTCAGCCTATCGTACGACGAGAGTCTCGAGTCGGGCTACTCGACCCCGAACAGCCGAGGACGCCGGATTATTCGTGAGATAATCGTTTGA
- the LOC122566890 gene encoding hemicentin-2 isoform X2 — MRFVQRSGHRWTFLVLLVTVAAAQGRVEETQMDTHEGSTVQLQCRFSPPRENVTCFWLTHTNDNHDNAAIDNLALSPQYKVFMNLEEGRYDLQIRNVSYERDNGKYECRVKASGTGHDLHRKFITLTVLRAPGPPTISPTSASATEGQKLELQCNTNGGSPEPEVRWYRGNETAVLHSGRTLSVEPKKEDDRATFRCVIRNRAMRDGETLNATVTLDVNYFPRVTVGPENPLKVEVNGTANLECRVDSKPTVGMVRWWRDGSFVATSFQHTIRRVTVQDAGKYTCQADNGLGKRGESSLLLDVLYPPTVSIEGDPLRIAEVEDTVTVHCNVTANPPPTVIEWLRDSRPDFRQLGSILRLSRVTADHAGNYTCRAVNTIYPSGGERRNYSATARLTVRVRHKPGPARVTPDSPVAVEGSRVILTCMASPAGYPEPRYKWWKEGESGTISMPSENTGPRYEIDSVHLGSEGTYKCHATNEIGNGEAASVNLTVHQPPKILTKLQPHVTRKVGESSFQVSCVAQGKPRPSVRWLKDDQELTADERLYKVTTTASEGHGNVITVNSTLSFLGHARPQTDEIVASDRGKYTCVFVNEVKKVESTMMLKVEHEPIALHQHGKVAYNLRETAEVACKVQAWPKPEFQWSFGTNAASLQGSSSDGHYEISTSSDNYDVYTSVLRITNIRELDYGDYSCRAANAQGSITSTIRLQPKGAPERPINITAMDVGPTHVALLWELGFDGGLPITKYFVSYRRVPGGDEIVAPDCAVPRPPAGQWLELDCRRSNPCNVTSLEQHQTYTFKVKVYNTKNHSDYSDEVTATTAVAKIPAPLRVSYDPESGMLAISVGATCLSLVSSIEKFDGPSSSTDESQWRILDEWPLEVLGSAPTQREGVLDDLESLDTEPRLRVRLCLKADRQKCGEYAEAEIGPSYIAQGGALATPTLIALVVSGAVFLLFAALLLLFCRCRRKHVTKAKDYEMDSNAVRPSLVAGNGQQSQAPPPYYAENKALEHSLDHALAMEDSKTPAYSQPGYGYHQPNHNINGVNMGYMDNSYSNSNNGGSVNSQDSIWQMKSAAANGVGQPYDLAGYATTESDYPTHPHYLPQREDYRESHNLSRQQFCSEPFATVVKSQKHVDSPYDVSGLPYQENYDEDAKPPQQVSLSYDESLESGYSTPNSRGRRIIREIIV, encoded by the exons CAGCGGCACAGGGTCGCGTCGAGGAAACGCAGATGGACACGCACGAGGGGTCCACCGTACAGCTGCAGTGTCGCTTCTCCCCGCCGAGGGAAAACGTAACTTGTTTCTGGTTGACGCACACCAATGACAATCACGATAACGCAGCGATAGACAATCTCGCGTTATCGCCTCAGTACAAGGTGTTCATGAACCTAGAGGAAGGTCGATACGATCTTCAGATACGAAACGTATCGTACGAAAGGGACAACGGCAAGTACGAGTGCCGTGTGAAGGCGAGCGGCACCGGGCACGACCTGCACCGCAAGTTCATCACTCTGACTGTACTTAGAGCGCCTGGGCCACCGACGATCTCGCCGACCTCGGCGTCCGCCACCGAGGGCCAAAAGCTCGAGTTGCAGTGCAACACGAACGGCGGCAGTCCCGAGCCGGAAGTCAGATGGTACCGCGGCAACGAGACCGCCGTTCTTCACTCCGGCAGAACGTTGTCGGTCGAGCCGAAAAAAGAGGACGACAGAGCGACTTTTCGTTGCGTGATCAGGAACCGGGCTATGCGCGACGGTGAAACGTTGAATGCCACGGTAACCCTCGATGTCAACTACTTTCCGCGGGTTACCGTGGGTCCGGAAAATCCTCTGAAAGTCGAAGTAAATGGAACCGCGAACCTCGAGTGTCGTGTCGACTCGAAACCAACCGTTGGTATGGTACGATGGTGGCGGGACGGAAGTTTCGTGGCTACCAGTTTTCAGCACACCATACGAAGAGTCACCGTCCAAGATGCCGGCAAATACACCTGCCAGGCGGACAACGGACTTGGGAAGAGGGGCGAGAGTTCCCTCTTGTTGGACGTTCTTTATCCACCGACCGTCTCGATAGAGGGCGATCCTCTGAGGATCGCCGAGGTCGAGGACACGGTGACCGTGCACTGTAACGTGACTGCAAATCCTCCGCCGACGGTGATCGAGTGGTTGCGTGACAGCCGACCGGATTTTCGACAACTCGGCTCAATTCTTCGGCTGAGCCGCGTCACGGCCGATCACGCCGGAAATTATACCTGTCGAGCGGTGAACACGATTTATCCCTCTGGCGGCGAGAGGCGAAACTACTCAGCCACCGCTCGGTTAACCGTTCGAGTCAGACACAAGCCGGGTCCAGCCAGGGTCACTCCGGACTCTCCGGTTGCCGTCGAGGGGTCCAGAGTTATTCTCACTTGTATGGCCAGTCCAGCCGGCTATCCAGAACCCAGGTACAAATGGTGGAAGGAGGGTGAGTCTGGAACGATATCGATGCCCTCGGAGAACACCGGCCCGAGATACGAGATCGACTCGGTTCACTTGGGCAGCGAGGGAACGTACAAGTGCCATGCCACCAACGAAATCGGCAACGGAGAGGCCGCGTCCGTTAACTTGACCGTGCACCAACCGCCCAAGATACTGACCAAGTTGCAACCACACGTTACCAGGAA GGTCGGCGAGTCATCGTTTCAAGTGTCCTGCGTGGCGCAGGGCAAACCCCGGCCAAGTGTTCGATGGTTGAAGGACGATCAAGAGCTCACCGCAGATGAGAGGCTCTACAAGGTGACTACAACAGCCTCGGAGGGTCACGGGAACGTGATCACCGTGAATTCAACGCTGAGCTTCCTGGGCCATGCCCGACCGCAAACGGACGAGATCGTGGCCAGCGATCGAGGCAAATACACCTGCGTGTTCGTGAACGAGGTCAAGAAGGTCGAGTCGACGATGATGTTGAAGGTGGAACACGAGCCTATCGCTTTGCATCAACACGGCAAAGTCGCGTATAATTTGAGGGAGACGGCCGAGGTGGCGTGCAAAGTCCAAGCTTGGCCGAAACCCGAGTTCCAATGGAGTTTTGGCACCAACGCGGCCAGCTTGCAGGGGTCATCGAGCGACGGTCACTACGAGATTTCCACGAGCAGCGACAACTACGACGTGTACACATCCGTGCTCAGGATAACCAACATCCGAGAGTTGGATTACGGAGATTACAGTTGCAGAGCGGCAAACGCCCAAGGTAGCATCACTTCGACCATTCGACTGCAACCGAAAGGCGCACCTGAGAGACCCATCAACATCACGGCGATGGACGTCGGCCCTACTCACGTAGCTTTGCTCTGGGAGCTCGGTTTCGACGGCGGATTGCCCATCACTAAATACTTCGTCTCTTACAGAAGAGTACCCGGTGGTGACGAAATCGTAGCGCCGGATTGCGCCGTTCCTAGACCACCGGCTGGTCAGTGGCTCGAATTGGACTGTCGTCGATCTAATCCGTGTAACGTGACCAGCCTAGAGCAACATCAGACGTACACGTTCAAGGTTAAAGTGTACAACACGAAGAACCATTCGGACTATTCCGACGAGGTAACAGCAACGACCGCAGTTGCCAAAATTCCTGCGCCGTTGAGAGTTAGCTACGATCCGGAGAGCGGGATGCTCGCCATCAGTGTCGGCGCCACTTGCCTATCGCTGGTGTCGTCGATTGAGAAGTTCGATGGGCCGTCTTCCTCCACGGATGAGTCGCAGTGGAGGATTCTCGACGAGTGGCCTCTCGAGGTACTTGGAAGCGCTCCTACTCAAAGGGAGGGTGTCCTGGATGACTTAGAATCTCTCGATACCGAACCTAGACTCAGAGTTAGATTGTGTCTGAAGGCGGATCGGCAAAAATGTGGCGAATACGCGGAGGCTGAAA TTGGTCCTTCGTATATCGCACAAGGTGGAGCTCTTGCAACACCGACATTGATCGCCCTTGTAGTCAGCGGTGCCGTGTTTCTGCTGTTCGCTGCGCTGTTATTGCTCTTTTGTCGGTGTCGACGAAAACACGTCACCAAGGCGAAGGACTACGAAATGGACTCGAACGC GGTTCGACCGAGCCTCGTCGCCGGAAACGGACAGCAGAGCCAGGCGCCGCCGCCCTACTACGCAGAGAACAAAGCCCTCGAACACAGTTTGGATCACGCGCTAGCCATGGAGGATTCCAAGACCCCGGCGTACTCGCAACCTGGCTACGGTTACCATCAACCGAACCACAACATCAATG GCGTCAACATGGGCTACATGGACAACAGCTACTCGAACTCGAATAACGGGGGCTCGGTGAATTCGCAAGACTCCATCTGGCAGATGAAGTCGGCGGCCGCGAACGGCGTTGGCCAGCCGTACGACCTGGCGGGCTACGCAACCACCGAGTCGGATTACCCGACCCACCCTCATTACCTCCCACAGAGGGAGGATTACCGGGAGAGCCATAATCTAAGTCGACAGCAGTTTTGCTCGGAACCATTCGCCACCGTCGTAAAGTCTCAAAAACACGTCG ATTCACCGTACGACGTGTCCGGTCTACCTTATCAGGAGAACTACGACGAGGACGCGAAGCCACCTCAGCAGGTCAGCCTATCGTACGACGAGAGTCTCGAGTCGGGCTACTCGACCCCGAACAGCCGAGGACGCCGGATTATTCGTGAGATAATCGTTTGA